Genomic window (Microbacterium oxydans):
GACGACCTCGTCCGCACCCTCCGCCCCACCGGGGCGCGCACGCAACTCGATCGCCAGGTCGCCGTCGTCGGGGCGCCGCATCAGCATCCACACCGTCGCCAGCGCGAGTGGCAGGCCGATGCCGATCACGTCGGGCCGCGAGAGCGCGAGTCCCACCGCCGCGATGACGGCCGCACCGGCGAACCCGATCGCGATCACGGGCGTTCGACTCCACCGCACCGGAGCGCGGGCGGTGACGCGGACCGGGTCGGTCACCGCGCGGCCACCGTCGGCGGCACCGGAGTGCTCGCCACCACGGAGGCGACCACGGAGCGCGGATCCACTCCCTGCGCCCAGGCCTGCGGGGTGAGGGTGAGACGGTGTGCGAGCACCGGTTCCGCGATCCGCTTGATGTCGTCCGGACGCACGTAGTCCCTGCCCTCGAGCGCCGCGAGGGCGCGCCCCAGCAGCACCAGCGCCTGCGACCCTCGCGGGGAGGCTCCGACGGCGACGTGCGGCGCGACGCGTGTGGCCCGTGCGAGTTCGACGCAGTATCGCGCGACATCGGGGTCGACGTGGATCCGTTCGACGGCCGCCTGGATCTCGAGGAGTCCCTCGCCATCGACGACGGGGGCGACCGAGACGTCGGGGCTCTGCCGCGCCACGCGGTCGAGGATGATCTGCGTCTCGTCCTCCGACACGGGGTAGCCGACCGCGAGCCGCACCATGAACCGGTCGAGCTGCGCCTCCGGGAGCGCGTACGTCCCCTCGTACTCGATCGGGTTGGACGTCGCCACGACGTGGAACGGGCGCGGCAGCGGGAATCTGTTGCCCTCGACGGTCACCTGCCCCTCGGCCATCGCCTCGAGCATCGCGGACTGCGTCTTGGGCGTCGTCCGGTTCACCTCGTCGGCGAGCAGCAGCCCGGTGAAGATCGGTCCGGGGCGGAACACGAAGTCGCCATCCGCCGGTGCGTACACGTACGAGCCGGTGACGTCGCCGGGGAGCATGTCGGGCGTGCACTGCAGCCGCCGGAAATCGAGCCCGAGGGCCGAGGCGAGACTCCGCGCCGCGAGCGTCTTGCCCAGCCCGGGCACGTCCTCGAAGAGCACATGCCCGCCGGCGAGGATCGCCGCGAGGGCGATCGTGAGAGGCTCATCCATCCCGACGACCGCGCTGCGGACGCTCTCGAGCACCCGGTGCCCGATGTCGGCGATCTGTGTGGTCTCCTGCGTGCTCATCCGTTGTCCTCCGGGTCGTTCGGGATTCGGTCGATCGCATCGAGCACGCGCTCGATGTCGGTGCGGTGCACCTCGCGGCGGTGCAGGGAGTCGCGTACGCCCTCCCCGAGAAGCGCGTCGATGCGCGTGTGCTGCGCGGGATCGTCGAGGTCGAGACCGCTGTGGGCGAGTCTCCGCCGGAGCAGCGCCTGCACGCGGCGCACGACCACGTGGCCGGCGACCCCCGTGCGGGCGTTGATCGCCCAGGCCATCCGCGACACGTCGGAGCTCCGTGCGTCGTCGCTCGGTTTCTCGGGCGGCCAGTCCGCGCCGACCTCCGTGAAGTCCTGGCGGAACGCGAGGATGATCGCGAGGACGACGATGATCCAGGCGACCACGAACGGTGCCGGGAACCCGAGCTGTCCGAGCAGGACGACGAGCACGGCGGCGACAGCGGCACCGAGCCCCACGATCAGGATCCGCGCCTTCATCGCCACCCCGCCTCGATACCTCGGAGGCAGGCGGAGGCAGTCGCCCGGTCGTCCTCATCGGCGACATGACCGCCGAACCGGACCCGCTCGTAGAGGGCCAGCAGCGCGACGACCTCCGCGGCGATCCCGGCACGCCGCCCGATGATCCGCACGGTGAACTCGCTCGGGGTCTCGTTGACGCCACGCCCGGCCCCGGCATCCGCGGCGGACTCCTCCAGTCCCACCCATGCCGCGACGATGCTGTCACCCGGAACGGGCCTCTCGTCGATCGTCTGCAGCGCCGCGGCGATGCCGCGTCGGATCGTCGCCTCGTCCGGCTCGACCTCGACGGGCGCGCCCGCGACGGCCACGGCGTCGATCTGCGCCGCGTCCCGCCGGGCGAGCGGACGATCGCGCCAGCGCTCCAGGAGGTACCTGATCAGCATCCGCAGACCGAAGTACACCAGCGTGAGCACGAACGCCGCGACGATGGCGGTGAGGATGATGCCGATGATCGCGAGCAGCGGGGAATCGTCGGGGGGTTCGAGCGGCGGCGCGGTCTCTCCGGGAGTCTGCGTCGGCAGCTCGTCGATCGGTACGGCCGGGAGCTCGAACGCCCAGTCGCCGAACTGCGGGAGTCCCTGCGCGGCAGCGGCGAGCATGATCGTCGCGAACAGCCCCGTGATCGCGATCAGCGGCAGCAGCAGCCGCCGGGGCCGCGTTCTCGCCGCACGCTCCCCCTCCGGGGCCGAGGTCTCGGAGCGCGACATGCCTCCACCATAGGGGCTGTCTTCCACGCGACCGCGTGAGCGACGCGGCGGGAGGACGACGCAGCGACGGTTCAGCCGAGGTCGGGGCGTCTTCCGGCGAACGGACCGAGACCGTCGCGGAGGGCGGCGATCTCGTCGATGCCCATGCCGACCGCCGACATGACCTGGTGCGGGACGTCGACGGCACGCTCGCGGAGTGCTGCCCCGGCGTCGGTCAGCGTGATCTCCAGGCGCCGCTCGTCCTCGCTGCTCCGCTGTCGAGCCACGAGCCCTTCGGCTTCCAGTCTCTTCACGAGGGGTGATGCCGTGGCCGGCTCCAGGGCGAGATCGACGGCGAGGTCGTTCAGCGTGCGGGGCGCGCGCTCCCAGAGGGCCAGCATCACGAGGTACTGCGGGTGGGTGAGGCCGAGCGGCTCGAGGATCGGGCGATAGAGCGCGACGACGTTGCGTGCCGCGGTCACCAGGGCGAAGCAGAGCTGGTTCTCCAGCTTGAGCAGGTCATCGGTTGCCGTCACACGGGAGACTATACATCTGCGCTAATAGTTAGTACACTAATGAACATGGCACAGGACTCCGACCGCCCACCCCTCCGCACCCGCATCCGCGAGGCAGGAGGCCTCTACGCCTGGGTGAACACGAACCTGATCCGCTTCGCCGGTCCGGCCTCGGTGGGTCCCTACGAGAAGACCCCGCCGCCCAGCGCCTCCGAACGTGCGGAGCGCGCCTGCCCGCTGTGCGGCGCCCCCATGACGCAGCACGAGATCGATCGTTCCGGACCGAAGACCCTGGTGCACTGCCCCTGACTCCGGCCCCTAGCGGTCGTCCTGCCCGGGGGCCTCAACAGCCGCCCCGGTCGACTCCCGCGCGACGTCGAGCCAGAACATGAGTTCGGCGTCGTCTTCGATGACCGCGGGCACGATATCCAGCCACCCCGAGCCCATCGTGCGGGACCCCATCACGGCGCGCGCCACCCCCGGGCGGGTCAGCAGCGCCGCGCCGCTCTCGTCGTCCACGCGCACCAGGAGGACGCCACCGGAGCGGGCTCCGAGGAGGATGCGACCGTCGTCGAGGAACGCGCGCGTGCCGAACATGCGTCGCTCTTCGATCTCGTCGTCGGCGCTCAGGAGCGCCCGGATCCGATCCGCGAGCTCGTTCCCTGCGGCATCCATCGGCGCCTCGCTTACGCGTGCCCTGCGCGTTCCATCGCGCGGAGCTCCTTCTTGAGGTCCTGCACCTCGTCACGCAGGCGCCCGGCGAGCTCGAACTTCAGCTCG
Coding sequences:
- a CDS encoding AAA family ATPase yields the protein MSTQETTQIADIGHRVLESVRSAVVGMDEPLTIALAAILAGGHVLFEDVPGLGKTLAARSLASALGLDFRRLQCTPDMLPGDVTGSYVYAPADGDFVFRPGPIFTGLLLADEVNRTTPKTQSAMLEAMAEGQVTVEGNRFPLPRPFHVVATSNPIEYEGTYALPEAQLDRFMVRLAVGYPVSEDETQIILDRVARQSPDVSVAPVVDGEGLLEIQAAVERIHVDPDVARYCVELARATRVAPHVAVGASPRGSQALVLLGRALAALEGRDYVRPDDIKRIAEPVLAHRLTLTPQAWAQGVDPRSVVASVVASTPVPPTVAAR
- a CDS encoding TfoX/Sxy family protein; protein product: MDAAGNELADRIRALLSADDEIEERRMFGTRAFLDDGRILLGARSGGVLLVRVDDESGAALLTRPGVARAVMGSRTMGSGWLDIVPAVIEDDAELMFWLDVARESTGAAVEAPGQDDR
- a CDS encoding MarR family winged helix-turn-helix transcriptional regulator, with the protein product MTATDDLLKLENQLCFALVTAARNVVALYRPILEPLGLTHPQYLVMLALWERAPRTLNDLAVDLALEPATASPLVKRLEAEGLVARQRSSEDERRLEITLTDAGAALRERAVDVPHQVMSAVGMGIDEIAALRDGLGPFAGRRPDLG
- a CDS encoding DUF4129 domain-containing protein, coding for MSRSETSAPEGERAARTRPRRLLLPLIAITGLFATIMLAAAAQGLPQFGDWAFELPAVPIDELPTQTPGETAPPLEPPDDSPLLAIIGIILTAIVAAFVLTLVYFGLRMLIRYLLERWRDRPLARRDAAQIDAVAVAGAPVEVEPDEATIRRGIAAALQTIDERPVPGDSIVAAWVGLEESAADAGAGRGVNETPSEFTVRIIGRRAGIAAEVVALLALYERVRFGGHVADEDDRATASACLRGIEAGWR